The sequence below is a genomic window from Anopheles cruzii chromosome 3, idAnoCruzAS_RS32_06, whole genome shotgun sequence.
ACCCCGTTCGCGTCTTGTTCGAGCGATTTCAGATCAAGAGTATCGCGTTTCGGTTATATAACCACAATTCGTCTACTTTCAAGGTTGCGCTTGCGGCCGGCTCGACCGAGGTTCGACCGAGCGGCACCCGGGAGAGGTCACTCCGCCATCGCCCGCGGGCGTTTGCGGTTCGGTCAGTTCCCCCTCAGCCGTAAAAGCCGGCGGTAAGTCgaagatcgagagagagaaacagagaaagaggTCGCCCGACCGTCGCAGGAAGGCGGTCACAGTCTGGCagcccccgaaaaagggggtGCCTGAGACATATTTTTGGACGGCTTGCTGGCCCTACTCTGGAGTGCTCTGCGATCTGCGCATGAAagtgtttctttccttctcgTGCCGGTTCGGCATTGACGCGTAGTGTGAGCCCAACATGCGGTGTGCTATCCACTTTTACCGAAACGGAGGCAGTCATCGACGATACCGCGGAGTCTTGGGCTTGGGTTTTTTTGGCAACGATCCTCGAGCGCAAGCCACACACCGGCATCTAGGGCGTTTGTGGAGTGTCCGACGTCAGAGCGATGGACCCGGCCAGTTTCGCTGGCAGGTCCACACTTCACTGGTAACCTcattccggctccggcttctTGTAAGTAGTTCCAGTTAGGTCTGGaattgtgtcctttttggggaaACATCCCGACGATGTGGTTTTCTTTCCAGTATTGTGATTCTTCGACAGTCGGTCAAATTATCATTCGGTGAGAACGCTATACTAGAGTTTATTGGGTACTGACCACTAGTGGAACCGGATGGACGTAGGCCCTTCATTTAGTAGTGGTACGTGAGGCTAGGGGCCGAGAAGCTGACGGTGGCTACGTGAGCAGGCGCCAGCACTTTCGCGACCGGAACGGCATACTTGGCCACTGGAAGGGCAACCTTGGCCACGGGAGCAGCTACGTAATGGGCTACCGGTACGGCGACCTTAGCCACCGGGACCACGGTCTTGACGAGCTGATGGTGAGCCAGCGGTTCCCGGCGGACCACGGCATTGAATCCGTTGTGCTCGTCGGCGGTGTAGTCGACCACACGGCGGTGACCATCGGCATCGACCAGCGTGTACTGTCCCTTAACATCATCTCCGTGGCGCTCCTCCTGCTGGCTCTTGATGTCACCGGTGTGTTCATCGTGCACGGAGTACGAAAAGTGATACTCGGCCGGGGCCTCCAGCTCCACCTTTTTTACCAGAGTTGGCAGCAGAACGGCATTTGCCACGCTGGCGATAGCCAAAGCAACGACCACCTGCCAAATTAATGCTTTTGCGTTAGAATTTCAACCTGCCCGGGGACCACAGAGCACTTACTTTGAACACCATGTTTCGATTCTATTACGCGCCGTTGGGAGCTGCAAGATGTGTTATGAAGTTTTACCGCTTGACTGACGGTACTCTAACGATATTGGGTGCTTTTTATAGGTGAATTTGTGACCAGAGTTCCACCAGAACATCCTACc
It includes:
- the LOC128272419 gene encoding cuticle protein-like, producing the protein MAFKYIVLLATVAIASAAVLPLAVKHVAYPEAPAEYHFQYSVHDDHTGDIKSQQEERHGDNVVGQYTLIDADGYRRVVDYTADEHNGFNAVVHREPIKHAIPVAKVIAPARKVIISSGVELEAPAEYHFSYSVHDEHTGDIKSQQEERHGDDVKGQYTLVDADGHRRVVDYTADEHNGFNAVVRREPLAHHQLVKTVVPVAKVAVPVAHYVAAPVAKVALPVAKYAVPVAKVLAPAHVATVSFSAPSLTYHY